In one window of Constrictibacter sp. MBR-5 DNA:
- the infC gene encoding translation initiation factor IF-3, translating to MNEEIDARNVRLVGVDGEQIGVVSRLDALRAAADAGLDLVEVAANADPPVCKILDFGRFKYEAQKKKNEARKKQKVIEVKEIKMRPGIDSHDYDIKMRNVRRFLEEGDKVKLTLRFRGREMVHQDLGVNLLERVREELGELAKVESFPRLEGRQMVMVMAPR from the coding sequence GTGAACGAGGAGATCGATGCGCGCAACGTGCGTCTCGTCGGCGTAGACGGAGAGCAGATCGGCGTCGTGAGCCGATTGGACGCCCTACGTGCGGCTGCGGATGCCGGGCTCGACCTCGTCGAGGTCGCGGCGAACGCCGATCCGCCGGTCTGCAAGATCCTCGATTTCGGTCGCTTCAAATATGAAGCGCAGAAAAAAAAGAACGAGGCTCGGAAGAAGCAGAAGGTCATCGAGGTCAAAGAGATCAAGATGCGCCCCGGCATCGACAGCCACGACTACGACATCAAGATGCGCAACGTCCGCCGCTTCCTCGAGGAAGGCGACAAGGTGAAGCTCACTTTGCGCTTCCGCGGTCGCGAGATGGTGCATCAGGATCTCGGCGTGAACCTGCTGGAGCGGGTGCGCGAGGAGTTGGGCGAACTCGCCAAGGTGGAGTCGTTCCCGCGCCTCGAAGGCCGCCAGATGGTCATGGTCATGGCCCCGCGGTAA
- a CDS encoding BLUF domain-containing protein, whose product MISIIYISNAASRLSAAELDEILVSSRRKNARIGVTGMLVHMDGSFIQALEGEADSLDPLMSRIADDRRHRDFVVIARYPIAARQFPDWSMGFRRCDGAPPAELAEHFLNLRRPVFIAGSATAGSVAHRLIEGFRQRSRG is encoded by the coding sequence GTGATCTCGATCATCTACATCAGCAACGCCGCGAGCCGTCTGTCCGCAGCGGAACTCGACGAGATCCTCGTCTCCAGCCGGCGGAAGAATGCGCGCATAGGCGTCACCGGCATGCTCGTGCACATGGACGGAAGCTTCATCCAGGCGCTGGAGGGCGAAGCCGACTCGCTCGACCCCCTGATGTCGCGCATCGCCGACGACAGGCGCCACCGCGACTTCGTCGTCATCGCCCGCTACCCGATCGCCGCACGTCAGTTTCCCGACTGGTCCATGGGCTTCCGGCGCTGCGACGGGGCGCCGCCGGCCGAGCTGGCGGAGCACTTCCTCAATCTGCGCAGGCCGGTCTTCATCGCGGGTTCCGCGACGGCGGGGAGCGTCGCTCACCGGCTGATCGAGGGCTTCCGCCAGCGCAGCCGCGGCTGA
- a CDS encoding ribonuclease activity regulator RraA — MSLDPKIVETLSAVSTATITTLLLKKGLRNVWMRGTRPLQPGQPRLVGRAFTLRFVPAREDLATPESWSSPKSTRAAIEAMPEGCIAVADAMGVTDAGIFGDILCARMVKRGVSALITDGVVRDLAGVRGTGLPVWCQGGAAPPSVAGLTFVNWQEPIACGGVAVFPDDVIVVDDDGAVLIPAALLDEVVAAAPEQENLENWIMGEVDKGAALPGLYPPNAENKARYEASKKR; from the coding sequence ATGAGTCTCGACCCGAAGATCGTGGAAACCCTGTCGGCGGTCTCGACCGCGACGATCACCACGCTGCTGCTGAAGAAGGGGCTGCGCAACGTCTGGATGCGCGGCACGCGCCCGTTGCAGCCCGGCCAGCCGCGGCTCGTCGGCCGCGCCTTCACCCTGCGCTTCGTCCCGGCGCGCGAGGATCTGGCGACCCCGGAATCCTGGTCCTCGCCGAAGTCGACGCGCGCCGCCATCGAGGCGATGCCGGAAGGCTGCATCGCCGTCGCCGACGCCATGGGGGTCACCGACGCGGGGATCTTCGGCGACATCCTCTGCGCGCGCATGGTGAAGCGCGGCGTCTCGGCGCTGATCACCGACGGCGTCGTGCGCGACCTCGCCGGCGTGCGCGGCACGGGCCTGCCGGTCTGGTGCCAGGGCGGCGCGGCACCGCCGTCGGTCGCCGGCCTGACCTTCGTGAATTGGCAGGAGCCGATCGCCTGCGGCGGCGTCGCGGTCTTCCCGGACGACGTCATCGTCGTCGACGACGACGGGGCCGTGCTGATCCCGGCCGCGCTGCTCGACGAAGTCGTCGCGGCGGCGCCCGAGCAGGAGAACCTGGAAAACTGGATCATGGGCGAGGTCGACAAGGGCGCGGCACTGCCCGGCCTCTATCCGCCGAACGCCGAGAACAAGGCCCGCTACGAAGCATCCAAGAAGAGGTGA